Within Salmo trutta chromosome 30, fSalTru1.1, whole genome shotgun sequence, the genomic segment CTCCAGACACCCCGGACCCTCTCCAGACACCCGGACCCACTCCAGACACCCCGGACCCACTCCAGACACCCCGGACCCACTCCAGACACCATGGACCCTctccagacaccctggacccactccagacaccctggaccctcTCCAGACGCCATGGACCCTCTCCAGACACAGTGGACCCTCTCCAGACACCCCGGACCCTCTCCAGACACCCGGACCCACTCCAGACACCCCGGACCCACTCCAGACACCCCGGACCCACTCCAGACACCCCGGACCCACTCCAGATACCCCGGACCCACTCCAGATACCCCGGACCCACTCCAGACACCCCGGACCCTCTCCAGACACCGTGGACCCTCTCCAGACACAATGGACCCTCTCCAGACACCATGGACCCTCTCCAGACACCCCAGAACCACTCCAGACACCCCGGACCCTCTCCAGGCACCCCGGACCCACTCCAGACACCCCGGACCCTCTCCAGACACCGTGGACCCTCTCCAGGCACAATGGACCCTCTCCAGACACCATGGACCCTCTCCAGACACCCCAGACCCACTCCAGACACCCCGGACCCACTCCAGACACCCCGGACCCACTCCAGACACCATGGACccagttcattgactacagctcagtgttcattGACTGAACCCCTCCCACTGCAACTGCATCCTG encodes:
- the LOC115168773 gene encoding extensin-like; this encodes MDPLQTPWTHSRHPGPSPDAMDPLQTQWTLSRHPGPSPDTRTHSRHPGPTPDTPDPLQTPWTLSRHPGPTPDTLDPLQTPWTLSRHSGPSPDTPDPLQTPGPTPDTPDPLQTPRTHSRHPGPTPDTPDPLQIPRTHSRHPGPSPDTVDPLQTQWTLSRHHGPSPDTPEPLQTPRTLSRHPGPTPDTPDPLQTPWTLSRHNGPSPDTMDPLQTPQTHSRHPGPTPDTPDPLQTPWTQFIDYSSVFID